One part of the Rutidosis leptorrhynchoides isolate AG116_Rl617_1_P2 chromosome 1, CSIRO_AGI_Rlap_v1, whole genome shotgun sequence genome encodes these proteins:
- the LOC139854025 gene encoding uncharacterized protein produces the protein MSKYNVDLKLSFEKTIGKGADTLFWVDCWTGSQCFKDRFLRLFRLDADGSCLLCDRVAWDGSNWVFHWNWLREPSGRSLEELKILITNLPANGFTNGDRDGWKWRFNTEGCFKTKAMTGILDEALIDDSVHRSATDRNRFIPQTLGIFVWRSIRSRLPVRLELDKRGIDLNPVWCPICDDAVESMDHILVGCKLAKDVWGRLFKWWGLNFSSGYNLDNIFALDHGIHSSKEGHLIWQVVRWVCGYMIWKNRNQKVFQNKCKWSPDLLSDIQVKSFEWISKRAKKLSIVWHQWIINPSYFGGIDARRTGIG, from the coding sequence ATGTCTAAATATAATGTGGATTTAAAATTATCTTTTGAGAAAACTATTGGCAAAGGTGCAGATACGCTTTTTTGGGTAGACTGCTGGACTGGGTCTCAGTGCTTCAAAGATAGGTTTCTTAGGTTATTTAGATTGGATGCTGATGGAAGCTGTCTACTTTGTGATAGGGTGGCTTGGGATGGATCTAATTGGGTTTTTCATTGGAATTGGTTGCGTGAGCCTTCTGGACGCAGCCTTGAAGAGCTTAAAATTTTGATTACAAATCTCCCTGCTAACGGATTTACAAATGGTGATCGTGACGGCTGGAAATGGAGATTTAATACGGAGGGCTGTTTCAAGACCAAAGCAATGACGGGAATCCTAGATGAAGCCTTAATCGATGATTCGGTGCACCGTTCTGCGACTGACAGAAACAGGTTCATTCCGCAGACTCTCGGTATTTTCGTTTGGCGTAGTATTCGTAGCAGATTACCTGTGAGGTTAGAGCTTGATAAACGTGGCATTGACCTAAACCCGGTTTGGTGCCCGATTTGTGACGATGCGGTAGAATCAATGGATCATATATTAGTTGGTTGTAAATTGGCAAAAGACGTTTGGGGTAGGCTATTTAAATGGTGGGGTTTGAATTTTTCGAGTGGCTATAATCTGGACAATATTTTCGCGCTAGATCATGGAATCCATAGTTCGAAGGAAGGTCATTTGATATGGCAAGTGGTTAGGTGGGTGTGTGGTTACATGATATGGAAGAATCGAAATCAAAAAGTGTTCCAAAATAAATGCAAGTGGAGTCCGGATTTATTGAGTGATATTCAAGTCAAAAGTTTCGAGTGGATCTCCAAGAGAGCAAAAAAGTTGTCTATCGTGTGGCACCAATGGATTATAAATCCAAGCTATTTCGGTGGCATCGACGCAAGAAGAACGGGTATTGGCTAA